The region GGAGCAATCACATCTGCCTGGAGTTGCTGCTTCACTTGTTTGATGCGTTCTTGCTGTACAGGTACCTCAGCTTGAATGCGCGCTAGCTCAGAGGCAATTTCAGCGATCGCTTCAGCAACCACGGCATCTCGTTTAGTGAGAGTGTCTTTAACACGGCGGTCGGCATCGGCAGTGGCAATTTTGATGTCGCGATCGAGGCGACTGAGGGCAGTGATTTTCTCATTTTCAGCAGTTTGGATAGCGGATTCGGAGCGTGCTCTTGCCTCAGCGATGCGAGCATCTCGCAGCATATCAGCCTGCTGCTTGCGTCCAATTGAGTCTAAATAGCGGACATCATCAGAAATATTCTGGATTTGCAGCGTATCCAGCACCAGACCCAGTTTTTCCAGGTCTTCCTCAGCTTCATCCAGCAAACTTCTGGCAAAAGCAATTTTGTCTTCGTTCACCTGCTCTGGAGTGAGACTAGCAAGTACACCACGCAGATTACCTTCCAGCGTTTCCTTTGCCATTTGCTCAATTTCGTCGCGGGTTTTGCCCAGCAAGCGCTCGATCGCGTTGTGGATGGCGGGTTCTTCTCCAGCAATTTTTATATTGGCAACGCCCTCGACCGTCAGAGGAATGCCGCCTTTTGAGTAGGCATTGGAGACGCGCAGATCAATGATTATGTTGCTCAAATCCATTCGCAGGGCGCGTTCCAGCAGAGGCACCCGAATGCTGCTGCCCCCTTTCACCAGGCGATAACCAACTTTGCGACCATCTGCCAGTTTACGAGAACTGCCTGCAAAAATCAGCACTTCGTTGGGCTGACAAATGTAATACAGGTTGCGGATCACGAAAAATCCGGCTCCGGTGCCCAAGCCCAAAATTCCAGCTAGCGCAATAATGGTTTCAAACATTCTCGATTTCCAATTTTTTCTTACTTACTGCGGTTTAAGGTTGCGGCAACATCGATGCCAAGGGTTTGATCAACGCGATCGAGAAACTGGCGCACCACTTCGGGATAAACATTGATCAGGCTTGCCAGGGCTTTCCCATCGCCATTGTCGATTACGTGGATCTGCTCCAGATGCATCCGGTTCGGGATCTTGGCAGCTTCTTGCAAAATCATTTCAATTTGCTGAATTAAAAAGACCTCGGCAGCATCCACGCCTGTCTCGCGCCAGACTTTGGTGAGCATATCGTTGACGAGAGCAGCGGCTTTGGTGTTTTCTGCCAGTTCGGCAGCGGCACCCTTTGCCAGAAAGGTTTGGGCTTCTTTATCGGCTTCTGCAGGCAAGACCTGATCCGCTTCTAGCCGCAACCGTTCCAACTCTGCCCGCACGGTTTGCAACTCCTGTTCGGCTCTGGCTCTGGCTTCTTTTTCAGCCGCTTTAGTGCGTTCTTCTTCCGATCTCGCCTGTTGTTCCAGTTCCGCTTTAATCTTGCGGAGTTCGTTTTGCTTTTGCTGAATGACTGCCAGTGCCTGAGATTTTGCCACTTCTGCCTGTTGTTGACAGTCTGCCTCCACTCGCTCCGCCTGACTCAATGCCTCCGCTTCGGCAATTTCGGCATCGCGAATAATTTGGGAAATCCGCTTTCGCCCAATTGATCGCAGGTAGTCCACATCATCGGCAACGCTTTGGATTTTCAATGTGTCTAGATGCAGTCCCAGTTTGGACAAATCACGAGAAACATCCTGGGCGATGCGTTCCGCGAACTCTAACCGATCTTCATTGATTTGTTCCGGCGTGAGCATAGCAACAACCCCGCGCAAGTTCCCTTCCAGGGTTTCTCTAGCAACGCGGGAAATTTCTGAGCGATCGCGTCCCAAAAAGCGCTCAATCGCATTGCCCACAATTTTCGCGTCGCTGGAAATTTTGACATTGGCGATCGCTTGAATATGCAGCGGGATACCACCCTTTGAATAAGCATTTTTTACTTCCACGGGCACAGGCATGGTCGTCAAATCCATCCGCTTCACCGTTTCTAAAATCGGGATGACAATGGTACGTCCACCAAAAATTACCCGGTAGCCGACTTCCTGCCCTTCCTGTGTGCGGTGTTTGCGTCCCGACAACACCAAAATCTCATTGGGGTTGCAAATCTGCATGAAGCTTTTGACAAACCAGATAAATAAAATGGCTCCGAAAACAGACCAGCCAATGACGGGTGCTGCTGTTGATAAGGGGTTAGAACTCTCGCTTGGAGGATTAGATGCAGCGTCGGCTTGAGCAATGTAAACGATCTCACTATCCGATGTTTGACGAGTTGGGAATTGAATCTCTGAATAAATCAATTGGTTGTTCATCATATTATTTCTCATTTCCAATGCTCTCCTCGTCAGCAGAAACGACCCAGAGGCGGTTTTGCTCCATGCCTACCACCAGCACGCGATCGCCAGGTTGAAAGGCTCTGACATCATCGGTGTAAGCAATCAGATCAATAACACTGCCCTTTGTCAATAGCCGCACCTTGCCACGACTGGCTTGATCAAATGGTACTTCCACAGTTCCAGTTAACCCTACTAAATCGTTAGAGCGTACCAGGCTATCCACTTGCCGTCGCTGTAACAGGCGCAAGCTACCAGCCACCAAACTGCCGCAAACAATGCCCATCAATACTGCTATGACTGCTACCAGAGCAGGTGCTAATCCGATCGCTAGGTGGGACAATACCAGCCCAGTCAACCCAAAAAAGCAGATGCCAAAGGTCCAGAACCTAAGACTTTTGACAATACTAAAGACCGAGTACCAGGGCACACGCTGCCGTAAACGAGGCAACTCCGATGACAACTCTGCTGGAGCATCTACTAGTTCAAGATCCTCATCCAACTGCGGGTCGAAATCAAAATCGTCCAAGTTCGCAAAGTCTGCACCATCAATGCCGCTAAACATTGCCAGTAGCACAAACACGCCACCCACAGCAAAACACAGCCAATAAACAGTCACCATTACAATAGAGGACAAGAAAATCATTCCCATCTTGGCACCCAGTTCAATCCGTCGCCTCAAATTGGAATGATTGTTAACTTCAAAGGCTGGTCGGTAATCCCGTTACGATTCACCCATACGATATTTAACCTCTCCTTAAGCCTATTTAACCCTTGCCTCCAGAGCTTCTAAGCGACTTTTGAGTTCTTGATTTTCCTGTTTAATTTGATCCAGTTCTTCCCTTAGTTGTTTCATGGCTTGATCAGATCCGACGTTTTTTTGCACTTTTTGCATGGCTTCTTCAGCAATGCGGCGGACACGACCATCGGAAGTATGGTGTGCCAGAGAGTCCAAGATGGGGATTGCTTTGGGGGTTTCCATCTGTCCTAATGCATTGACCACTGAAACCTGGGTTAAAAAGAAACTTTCGCGGGAAAGTTCCTGGAGGCGATTGAGAATTCGTTCCAGGTTGACGTTAGTTTGTCCGGTAGAGATGGTGCCCAATGCGCGAATTGCAGCAAGGCGCAGCGGTTGGCAAACGCCAAGTTCCGTATATTCCAGAATCAGGTCGAGAGCGGCTTCTGAGGTTTTCATCTGGCTCAGGGCCGCGATCGCTCCTGCCCGCACCACTTCATTCCACCCCTGCCGCTCTTTGAGTACGGATTTGAGTAATTTCAACGTTTTCTCTTCTTTCTCATTCAGCAAGTTGGAACCTGCCAAACTGCCCAATGCCCGCAGTGCTGCAGCTTCAGTGTAGTAGCTGGCATCGCCTTTTTCTGCCAATGGTTTAATTGCTTTGTAACTTTCAGTCGTTTTGATCCCCGCTAATGATTCAACAGTAGCTCTTCGAACTCGTGCATCGATATCTTTCAATCCAATCAGGAGTCCACTAAATGTTTGATCTAGTTTGATGCTAGCTAGATTGCGAGCAATCTCTGCCCGTACTCCCCAAAATGAGTCTTGCGCGAGTGCTTCGGACAGGATTTTGACACTTTCTAATCCACCTTTTTTCGCCAATGCTTCTGCTGCATAAATCCGCGCCAGTGGGTCGGGATCGTTTTGCAGTTGGGCTTTGAGTTCAGGGATAGGGTAATCTAGAATGACGGTTTTCAGGGTATGATTCCCTACATCAAATCGTACATAATCAGGCTTTTTCTCAAGTGGAAAGTAGAAAGACTGTTCGCGTTCTCGCACTCGTACATTCAAGGGTTTTGATTCTGGCTCCCCAATGTATCCAAACCCGATGGGAATTTTTAGATCAAACAGGTTAGCGCGATCGCTGTTGTCTTTTGCCTGGGTTTGGGTGACGGTGAGTTTTGCCAGGTTGCTGTCGCCATCCCAGGAGTAAGCAACGCTGTAGTCGGGATGTCCGCCGCGAAACACAAATTGGTCAAACAAGAAGAGGAGATTGCGCCCAGAGGCTTTCTCGATCGCCCGCAACAAATCCACGGTTTCCACAGTTCTATGGGCGTTGTCATTGACGAAGGTGGCGATCGCTTGCCAGAACAGATCATCCCCCAACTCTGCCCGAATCATGTGATAAACGCAGGCTCCCTTCTCGTACAAGTGGCGATCGTAGAGTTCGATCACTTCCCGATACACGTGAGTCACAATCGGGCGACGGTAGCGAGAGGCATCCTCATCCAGATAGCTGCGAGCTTCTCCCAAACGGTAATAAGCGGCTTCTTCTGCGCCGTATTCATGCTCCATCCACATCACTTCCGAGTAGGAAGCCATGCCTTCTTTAATCCAAGCGTGGGACCAGTGTTTAATCACTACCAAATCGCCAAACCACTGATGGGCGAGTTCGTGGGCAACCAAACTTTCGGTGCTGCGGTTGTCTATTGCTGCCCGTTCGTCAATCAAGCAGCGATCAGTGAGCAGGGTGGTGGAGGTGTTTTCCATCCCGCCAAAGATGAAATCATCCACGCACACTTGAGCGTATTTGGGAAAGGCGTAGGGGTAGCCGTATTTCTGACTAAAGAACTCGATCATCTGCGGCGTTTTGCCCATGCTGAGGCGGGCTGCTGCTTCCTTGCCCTTCTCCACGTAATAGATAACGGGTTTGCCGTTCCACTCATCTCGAAGCTCGGCAAAATCCCCCACGGCTAAGGTCATGAGATAGGTAGGATGCACTTCTTTTTGCGACCAGTGAAAGATTTTGCTGTTGCCATCTTCTTCTGTGCTGATCAATTCCCCATTGGAAATTGCAATCAGGTTTTTGGGCACTCGGACTCGAATTTCGGATGTTGCCAACTGTCCAGGGTAATCAAAACAGGGGAACCAGAAGCGGGAATCTTCATCTTCGCCTTGGGTCCACACCTGCACAGGTTTGTGGGGGTAGTGCTGATTGGGTGCAATAAAGTAAAGTCCCCGTTGGGGTTGAGCAACATGGTAAGCGATCGCTAGTGTGACGGTCTTTCCGGCTGTGGTGGGCGGCTGAAGTTGAATCTGCAATTGTTCGCCATCATATTCAAAGTGTTGGGGTATCTCATCCACTGCAACCGATTCAATGGTCAAATTCACAGCATCCAGAGTGAGGCGATCAATGCCCGTACGAACGGGGTTGAGGTGAATGTGGCAGGTGCCACTATAGCGCTGCTTGGGAATATCGAGATCCAAATCGAGAAAAATATGCTCAACCTGTCCGGGGCGATCGGGGCTGTAGTGAGGACGTGCACCGGGCAGTTCAAAGGAGCGATGACCATTTTTATTATCGAAACCAAACAAATGCTGGGGCATAGTTGAGCAACGAGAATGAACGATAGGCAAACCATCATCTTAGCCGTTTAATCTTGTGCAAATCTATAGCCTACACTTCAGAAATCGCCGCCGCTTCCCACTTCTACAATTGTTGCTATCGTTAGAATATTGTCCGAGCTTTCCACAGGTGAATGCATGTCCACTGAACTCCAGGCTGAATTACAAGCAGCGGTTGAGCGTCGTCGCAACTTTGCGATTATTTCCCACCCAGACGCAGGGAAAACAACCTTGACCGAAAAACTGCTGCTGTATGGAGGGGCGATTCACCAGGCAGGAGCCGTGAAAGCTCGGCGGGCACAACGTCATGCTACTTCGGACTGGATGGAAATGGAACAGCAGCGGGGAATTTCCATTACATCTACCGTGTTGCAGTTTGATTACAAAGGCTGCCAGATCAACCTGTTGGATACCCCTGGACACCAGGATTTTAGTGAAGATACTTATCGCACCCTAGCCGCTGCAGATAATGCTGTGATGTTGATCGACGCAGCCAAAGGGCTGGAGCCGCAAACCCGCAAGCTATTTGAAGTTTGCCGGATGCGGGGACTGCCAATTTTTACCTTTGTCAACAAGCTTGATCGCCCCGGACGGGAACCCCTGGAACTACTGGATGAAATTGAACAGGAACTCGGTTTGCAAACCTACGCAGCAAATTGGCCTATCGGTATGGGCGATCGCTTCAAAGGCGTGTTTGAACGGCGCAGTCGTCAGATTCACCTGTTTGAGCGCAGTGCCCACGGTCAACGAGAAGCTCGCGATACGGTTGTTGATCTGGGTGATCCACATATTGAGCAATTGCTGGAGCAGGATTTGTACTATCAGTTCAAAGACGATCTGGAACTGCTGGAAGAATTGGGAGCCGAGCTAGATTTGGAAGCGGTTCATGCAGGCAAAATGACACCAGTTTTCTTTGGGAGTGCGATGACCAACTTTGGTGTTGAACCCTTCTTAAATGCCTTTCTGGATTATGCGCTCAAGCCTGCCCCCCATGCCAGTACCAAAGGCGAAATTCTCCCCACCTATCCAGAGTTTTCTGGCTTTGTGTTCAAGCTTCAGGCAAACATGGACCCGAAACACCGCGATCGCGTCGCTTTTGTGCGAGTGTGTTCTGGCAAGTTTGAGAAAGACATGACCGTAAACCATGCCCGGACTGGCAAAATTGTGCGTCTTTCCCGTCCCCAAAAGTTGTTTGCTCAGGATCGGGAAGTGATTGAAGAAGCCTACCCAGGTGATGTGATTGGCTTGAATAATCCAGGGGTGTTTGCGATCGGCGACACGATCTATGTCGGGCAAAAACTAGAATACGAAGGCATTCCCTCTTTCTCACCAGAATTGTTTGCCTACCTGAAAAACCCCAACCCTTCCAAGTTCAAGCAATTTCAGAAAGGAGTCTTGGAACTGCGGGAAGAGGGCGCGGTGCAGATTATGTACTCCGTCGATGCCTCGCGCCGAGATCCAATTCTGGCGGCAGTGGGGCAACTGCAATTTGAAGTGGTGCAGTTCCGAATGCAAAGCGAGTATGGCGTAGAAACGTTGCTGGAACCCTTACCTTACAGTGTGGCTCGCTGGGTGGTGGGTGGCTGGGATGCCCTGCAAAAAGTGGGACGTTTGTTTAATACCATCACTGTTAAAGACAGCTACGATCGCCCAGTGCTGCTATTCAAGAACGAGTGGAACCTGAACCAAATTCAGTCTGACCACCCGGAGTTAGAATTGAACGCGATCGCCCCCGTAGTTTCTGGGAGAGAGCCTGCCTCTTTGTAAAGTATCCTGGAAGGGTTCTGCGTAGGACCATATCCTATGACGACCACTCCTGAGTCATCGTCTTCTGAAAACCAATCTTGCATCTCCCAATCTGAACACCTCTCTGATCTGGAAGCTGGCTTAACCGCTTTCAAACAGGGGGATTACGCCACTGCTTTGATCTTGCTAGAACCTGCCCTGTCTGCCAGTGGTGAGCAGCCGCAGGTTGTTCGCGCCCAGATGGCAATGGCGATCGCCTACGAAAAACTGGGAGAAACTGCACGATCTGCCCAGTTGTGTCAGGCATTGCAGCAGAACCCGAACCCACAAGTGCGAGACTGGGCAACCAAGACCCTTACTTCTCTAGTTAAGCGACATCCAGAGCTTGGGGCTGATTTAGAAACGAGTTCCACCGAATCAGTTCCCGCACCCTCTGAGCCAATCTCCACTAGCGAGAGCAGCGATCTAACCAGATTTCCCCCTCTGAATACAAATGCACCGCTACCACCCACAGCCGACCAAGATCTCATACAATTTACTCCGCTGCACCAGGTTGATGTCGAGCATTTTACGTCTCCTCAATCAGCTAGTGAGCTAGTCCCGCCAACCACGCGATCGCCCCAACCAGAACCTCTAGTCATTAAACACGCAGCCGTTGTCAGCAAAGCAGCAGTAACGACGGAACCCCCCTCACTGTATCAGCCCAGTTGGCGGCAGGCAGGACGAGCATCCCAATGGAAACCCCTTGGCAAAGTCAACCTGGTGAAGTTGGTGCTGGCACAAGTCGGGACGGCGATCGCACTATACTTCGCCGTTCAGCAGTTGCTCTACTGGATGTTTGCTGGCTACGGTAATGCTGTCCTCAAAGTGTTGCCTCGCCTTGGCTTCCGCATTACCTACCCTTCACCCCCCAACTGGACTTTCCCCTTGGTAGGGATTGCATTGCTGTTGTTGTTTGTGGGTTCTCGCTGGATTTTGGATTGGTTGCTGATTGTGACGCATGGGTTGCAACCCCTGTCAATCACCACGCTCTCTGGCTACAGTCCAGAAACCGCGCGATCGCTGAATCGATTTTGCCAGAAGTATCACATCTCGACTCCGGCATTGGGGATTGTTCCCACCAAGGCTCCCCTGGTGTTTAGTTACGGTATCCTCCCTAATCTCAGCCGCATTGTTGTCAGTCAGGGATTGTTAGACCAATTGGCAGATGATGAAATCGCCACCGTTTACGCTCATGAAGTTGGTCATCTGGCACAGTGGACGGTGCCATTAATGTCCCTTGCTGCTGTAGTTTTGCAACTGCCGTATACGATCTACTGGCTGGTGTCGGAGTGGGGCAACCGCAAAGATGCTGCGATTACAAAAGTTTCTGCCACGATTCTTTCGGTCATCAGCTATGGTGTGTTTTGGCTATGGCGCTGGGTGCCATTGTGGTTATCTCGCCAGCGGACGTATTACAGCGATCGCATTGCCGTAGACCTAACGGGAAACCCCAATAGCTATGCCCGTGCCCTACTGAAAATAGCGATCGGTACAGCAAATGACATACAGCAGCAACAGCAAACCAGCTACCTGTTGGAAAGCTTGGAAATTCTCACGCCGCTGGGACACCGAATCGCCACACCAATTGGCAGTCTTTATCCCCATGCGCCATTAGAGAAGGTTCTAGAGTGGGAGCGCACCAACCCCTATCGACATTGGCTGTCTATCAACAATTCCCACCCACCGACTGGGGAACGCCTAAATTTGCTCATGCTGTATGCGCGGCACTGGGCACTGGATACGGAACTTGATTGGCAGGAATCCCTATCTCGGCGTTCTAAACGTAATGGATTGACTGGACAGCAGTGGCGCACTCTCCTCTTGCAAGGTGCACCCTACTTTGGACTAGTCTTTGGGCTGATGATCGCCGTCCTACTGTCATGGCTCGGCTGGATTGGGCTGCGTGCTCAGTGGGATGCGGTTTCCTGGATGGCACGCGATCGCACCATTTTGCACGGTTTGCCGCTAATTGGCTTTTGTATAGGAACGTTGATTCGGCTTAATCCCTTCTTTCCCGATATCAAGCCGCAACCAATTGGCAGTCTTAGCCAAGATCTAACGCTCCCAGAGTTGCTGACTGACTCTACTAAAATTCCCGTCCATGGACAGGTTATCCGCCTGGAAGGAACCCTGTTGGGGCGACCCGGAATTAGCAACGCCCTGAGTCAAGACTTGTGGCTGCAAACCCCTAAAGGCATGATTCAATTGCACTACACTGCCCGCTTGGGACCATTGTCGAGCCTCTTTCCCCGCCCCAATCAACCTGCTGATTTTGTCAAAAATCCTGTGGCAACTTCCGGTTGGTTCCGGCGCGGCACTACTCCCTGGCTAGACCTTGATACTTTGAGAACATCGGGCGGACGAACCAGCCGCAGCTATCATCCAATCTGGTCATTTATTGCCGCTGCGATCGCTGCTTGTTTAGGCATCCTCACCATTTTGAACTTTTGATTGTTTTCCCAAGGAGGGATGACCCCTTGAATTAACGCAACCCAGCATAAGCTACGCCTATACCATTGAGCTACGTTATTAGAGCTACGTTATTAACTTTAGACATGAGCTTAATGTTTAGCAGCAAGCGTTCCCTTAATCCTCGCAATGGAAACCGATTCTCAATTTTTTCGCGAACTGCTTTGGCTTGTTGCTCCTGATCTTGTAAATAACGTTTGACCTCATCTTGATGAGAGAGGTAGGCAATCGCTCCTGCTATCCCACTCGGTTGAGTGCCGAATCAGTGGGAATGCAGATCAGATTATCGCCTTGAGTCTTAATCATGCCGCGCTGACGCAGTTTACCCATGAGACGGGTCACTGTTACGCGGGTAGAGCCAATCGCGCTACCAATCTGGGCATGAGTCAACGGGAAGGGTAAGCAATAGCCCTGTTCAGACGGCTCACCAAACTCTTCAATCAGTAATGTGAGAAATCCCAGCAGGCGATCAATCGTGCGTCGTTGCCCCAGAGTGCTCAACCACAGTAGTTTGCGCTGGTGCTGGTAGCGAAACGCATCTAATACTTCTCGACGAAAATGGGGCCAATTATCCAGATCATGCCAGTACATCCACAGTACAGAAGTTTGGTCTACATGGGCATAACTTTGGAGCGTAAAAGGCGACTGCGCGACAATTTCAAACGGTTGACCCGCTCCCACAAATCCTAAAAACGCTTCTTCAGGAGTAATTTGGGCAATGCGGGATGTATTGCTACTGGTAGCGTTGACTTGAGCACTTCCCACTAAGCGAACAGCACCCCGCTGCACCAGATACAAAAGCCCTGGACGCGCTGGAATTTTTTCATCCTTGGCGAAAGTACGGACGCGATAGTGTTCTTGAGACCAATCAATAATGCGCTGCCAGGTCAGGAATGGACGAGACGACTCTGAAGTACTGGAAGATACTGAGTACATAGGGCAGGAGGCTTAAGGGTCGAGGAAATGCTCTAAGCAATTAAGTTAGAAGCAGGTAATTAAGAACAATTGGCTAGGGAGGTAGACTTAATACCAATTCAACGTTTTCAGGTTATTACCAGTGTAACTTTACATCTTTTTCATAAACTTGGGTGTTCATATTCTGACGCTTTGTGTTTCGTGTAAAGTTACCACTTTCCTTTTGGTAAAGGGGATAAGTGTAGCAGTTTCATTTTTTACCAGAACAGTCCTCGCACCTTGTATCCCTTGTCTGTCTCAACTGATTGAACATCGCTAAAACCGTGATTATCGAAACACCCGTACAGTTGTTGCGAATTATACTATACAAAATTGTACGCCTGGAAGAAAACTATTCCGAGTTTATATCATTGTTGAAATTTGGCGACACTCCAACGGGTGATAATTTAGAGCTTTTATCAGCGAAACTACGGCTTAAGCGTCTCTATGCTGCTTCCGAGATACTTTACAGTTCATCTCTGCCCCATTGGTTAGCTGCTCAAAACAAGCGTAATACTACGGAAATCGCAGTTGAAATTGTAAATTTACTGTGTGCTTACATTACTGGTTTTAGCAATGATCGCATGTATCCAGAGTTACCAACACAACTCCTTCACCATTTAAAGGTTGAGGCTTCATCATCCGGTATGATCCTGTTTAGGTTTGAGGATGGGGCAGTCGCATACTGGCTCAATTATCTACTTCATTCCTCCCTATTATTGAGGTTTGGAGGTAACTCACACCCTTTCCTGACCCCACCCGTTCAATTGTTTGCAATTCAGCATTCCCATGCCCGGTGTTGCTCACTGCTGCGGCTTGCACATCAAGAGCAATTAATTCAGCTCAACCAGCCCCACGCCCAACCAACCCAGTGGGCTTTTATAGAACCAGATACGATTGGCTGGCTGAATGCAAAATCACAATTGCAAACCCGATACGCAGCCGAATGGAATGTGATCAACTGGCTCCTGCTTGCTTTGGATGAAATCGTTGAGCAACCAGCCTTATCACTCAAACGAGTCATCTTTTTAGCGGAAGAAGGCAGCAAGGCATTCCAGACCCTGCACCGGGCATTGCCATTATTTGGGGATTTCCGTACTCAACCACGCGATCGCATCCATGCCCATCTCGCACTTATTTTAATGACCCAACGAATGCTCCAATTTCTTTTGCAGCAACTGAATGCACCAGCACCAGATTATTTATAAGTAATATTTATAAAATAATGTTAAACTATATCCAATTCCAAAACTGGAAGCGGTTCTGAGAAAAACTTCCAGCTTTGGACATAGACAAGGGTTAATTTCCTGCTATTAAAGGTTTGCATTAAGTCATCAAAAATCATTCCTGAAACTGCTCTGACCTCTACCCTTCGCTAGACCCAAACTCCAAAACTCTATTAGAGAATCTTATTAACTGAGTTCGGAAATCCCTACATGACAAAAGTGGGGATTATCTTTGAAGATTTTGATAAATTTATCTTTGAAGATTTTGATAAATTTTTACGCTTTGATATGAAATCTCGCCCTGGATTTGGTCTGAAGGATTTGCACCCCGTCGATCGCGCCCAGGGCTATACCAGGAGGAATACCATGCGAATTGCTCAGATTGCCCCTCTTTGGGAGAGAGTCCCTCCCACAACCTATGGAGGTACTGAACTGGTTGTTAGTTTGTTAACTGAGGAACTAGTTCGAAGAGGACATGAAGTCACTCTGTTTGCGTCGGGCGATTCGATTACCAACGCAACTTTAGAGGCTGTCCACTCTCAGGCACTGCGGTTAGACCCTACGGTTAAAGAAGCCAGCATCTACGAAATGTTGCAACTAAGCCAAGTCTACCAGCGAGCAAATGAGTTTGACATTATTCACTCCCACATGGGATGCGCTGCGTTACCCTATGCCAGCCTGGTAAAAACACCAACCGTTCATACCCTGCATGGCATTTTTACAAGAGACAATGAAAAAATGTTCATGCATGCTCGTCGTCAACCGTTTATTAGCATCTCCAATTCACAACGGGAACCCAGGCTAGGATTGAATTATGCTGCAACGGTTTACAACGGAGTGAACACTGCTGCTTACAAGTTTTATCCAAA is a window of Leptolyngbyaceae cyanobacterium JSC-12 DNA encoding:
- a CDS encoding hypothetical protein (IMG reference gene:2510096007~PFAM: SPFH domain / Band 7 family), producing the protein MFETIIALAGILGLGTGAGFFVIRNLYYICQPNEVLIFAGSSRKLADGRKVGYRLVKGGSSIRVPLLERALRMDLSNIIIDLRVSNAYSKGGIPLTVEGVANIKIAGEEPAIHNAIERLLGKTRDEIEQMAKETLEGNLRGVLASLTPEQVNEDKIAFARSLLDEAEEDLEKLGLVLDTLQIQNISDDVRYLDSIGRKQQADMLRDARIAEARARSESAIQTAENEKITALSRLDRDIKIATADADRRVKDTLTKRDAVVAEAIAEIASELARIQAEVPVQQERIKQVKQQLQADVIAPAEAQWKQAIAQAQGNAAKIIEDGRARADGTLRLAESWRAAGPNARDIYLLQRLETLLKTLTDAVPEISVQTVTVVDGNGGTTATKLAAFMEQLRQTTGIDLSETIQNLAGSQPKPILRQPDQE
- a CDS encoding hypothetical protein (IMG reference gene:2510096008~PFAM: SPFH domain / Band 7 family) translates to MRNNMMNNQLIYSEIQFPTRQTSDSEIVYIAQADAASNPPSESSNPLSTAAPVIGWSVFGAILFIWFVKSFMQICNPNEILVLSGRKHRTQEGQEVGYRVIFGGRTIVIPILETVKRMDLTTMPVPVEVKNAYSKGGIPLHIQAIANVKISSDAKIVGNAIERFLGRDRSEISRVARETLEGNLRGVVAMLTPEQINEDRLEFAERIAQDVSRDLSKLGLHLDTLKIQSVADDVDYLRSIGRKRISQIIRDAEIAEAEALSQAERVEADCQQQAEVAKSQALAVIQQKQNELRKIKAELEQQARSEEERTKAAEKEARARAEQELQTVRAELERLRLEADQVLPAEADKEAQTFLAKGAAAELAENTKAAALVNDMLTKVWRETGVDAAEVFLIQQIEMILQEAAKIPNRMHLEQIHVIDNGDGKALASLINVYPEVVRQFLDRVDQTLGIDVAATLNRSK
- a CDS encoding NfeD-like protein (IMG reference gene:2510096009~PFAM: NfeD-like), with amino-acid sequence MGMIFLSSIVMVTVYWLCFAVGGVFVLLAMFSGIDGADFANLDDFDFDPQLDEDLELVDAPAELSSELPRLRQRVPWYSVFSIVKSLRFWTFGICFFGLTGLVLSHLAIGLAPALVAVIAVLMGIVCGSLVAGSLRLLQRRQVDSLVRSNDLVGLTGTVEVPFDQASRGKVRLLTKGSVIDLIAYTDDVRAFQPGDRVLVVGMEQNRLWVVSADEESIGNEK
- a CDS encoding aminopeptidase N (IMG reference gene:2510096010~PFAM: Peptidase family M1), whose protein sequence is MPQHLFGFDNKNGHRSFELPGARPHYSPDRPGQVEHIFLDLDLDIPKQRYSGTCHIHLNPVRTGIDRLTLDAVNLTIESVAVDEIPQHFEYDGEQLQIQLQPPTTAGKTVTLAIAYHVAQPQRGLYFIAPNQHYPHKPVQVWTQGEDEDSRFWFPCFDYPGQLATSEIRVRVPKNLIAISNGELISTEEDGNSKIFHWSQKEVHPTYLMTLAVGDFAELRDEWNGKPVIYYVEKGKEAAARLSMGKTPQMIEFFSQKYGYPYAFPKYAQVCVDDFIFGGMENTSTTLLTDRCLIDERAAIDNRSTESLVAHELAHQWFGDLVVIKHWSHAWIKEGMASYSEVMWMEHEYGAEEAAYYRLGEARSYLDEDASRYRRPIVTHVYREVIELYDRHLYEKGACVYHMIRAELGDDLFWQAIATFVNDNAHRTVETVDLLRAIEKASGRNLLFLFDQFVFRGGHPDYSVAYSWDGDSNLAKLTVTQTQAKDNSDRANLFDLKIPIGFGYIGEPESKPLNVRVREREQSFYFPLEKKPDYVRFDVGNHTLKTVILDYPIPELKAQLQNDPDPLARIYAAEALAKKGGLESVKILSEALAQDSFWGVRAEIARNLASIKLDQTFSGLLIGLKDIDARVRRATVESLAGIKTTESYKAIKPLAEKGDASYYTEAAALRALGSLAGSNLLNEKEEKTLKLLKSVLKERQGWNEVVRAGAIAALSQMKTSEAALDLILEYTELGVCQPLRLAAIRALGTISTGQTNVNLERILNRLQELSRESFFLTQVSVVNALGQMETPKAIPILDSLAHHTSDGRVRRIAEEAMQKVQKNVGSDQAMKQLREELDQIKQENQELKSRLEALEARVK